From the genome of Amylibacter sp. IMCC11727:
ACAGCAGCGTTTCGCGATACCCAATCCGCCCCACAACAAAGATATTGATGAAGTTTGATACACCCGCCAGCAAGGCCCCCGCTGCAAATATCCAAGCATAGCTTTGCACTGACAGGCCAAAGGTTTCGACATACAGAAACGGCGTTGCCGCCACATAAATAAAGAAAACCCCGTTCATAAACGACAATGCAAGCAAGTACATCATCGCCACGCGGTTTTTTAAAATGCTGAAATACCCCTTCAACACCTGCCCAAGTGCCATAGGATTTCGCCGCTCCATCGGCAATGTTTCAGGCAATCGCAACGTGCTCACCGCACCTGCTACAACACCGCCAGCGGCCAGTCCCCAAAAGATGTACCGCCACCCCCAAGTGGTCGAAACCCATCCCCCCAAAACAGGGGCCACCATTGGCGCAATGACCATCACAACCATAATGATTGATTGCTTTTGTGACAGCTCATCGCCCGAATACAGGTCCGCCATCAACGCCCGCCCAGCCAACAATGATGCACTTCCCATCAAGGCTTGGAAAAATCGAAACACCACCAAGGTTTCCGCGTCACTAACCATCGCGCAGGCCACGGAAAACACCGCAAACCCTGCCAATCCAGCAATCAAAACAGGACGCCGCCCAACGGCATCGCTCAACGGCCCTGCAAACAAGGGGCCAAGGGCCGTACCGAACAGAAACGCCCCGATGGAATACTGCACAACTGCTTCACTTGCGGCCAAATCGCGGGCAATCACCCCAAGAGCGGGCAGATAGGCATCAATGGCAAAAGGGGCCAGCATCACAATCGCAGCCAACAATGCCAACAAGCTCTTTTCCGATGTGACAGGATCAAATTTCACCGCACGCCCCTATTTTCATTCAGGCTACAGCGCCGATGGATCAAGCGCCACATCTAAACGGTCATCTTTGATGTCACCACAAGCAAGCACACGCGCTGCGTTAAACTCGGCCCCGAACCATACGGCCAGTCCAACTGCATCATCTCCTGCTGGTTGCTCCACAGCATCCATTGCAATGCGCGACGGCGCCCAAACGGACATCTGTCCGTTCTTCAACGCCCAGTCCAACTCGGTGCGTGTGCCAACCACCACGCATCGCGCGTCACGCGCCGCCAAAACCCACGCCGCCTGTTCAATGGCCAGCAACTGCAATCGTTGGTCAGGCTCGGCTTTCCCCGTCAGATCAACCGCCGCATTTGGCTCGACGCACAACACAACAGGCGCATCCATTGCGGTGATCTGATCAAGCCATGCGCCCAACGCGTCCCCGCGCACGATTGCATCTGGCAAAAACACCACCACTGGTCGTACTTGCACGCCAGCATCGACAGATCCCGCATCTTCACGAACCCGCACAATTTCCACGCCCAGCGATCCAGGTCCACGTTCGGTCTTTTCAATCCGCACAAAAACCCGCTCTGCCAATTTATGCTGCAAAATCCGCGTCGCAACCCGCTCTGCCAAGGTTTCCAGCAGGTTCAACCGCTCCGCTGCCAACTCAGCTTCAATCGCCTCGGTAATGGTGTCATAGGACAGAACCGCATCCACATCATCGGTCTGCGCACCGTCATGGCGCGCCACTTCCAACACCACATTAAACCGCAGGCCCTGCGTCACGCCACGCTCTGCTTGAAATGCACCAATTTCTACAGATTTCGAATAATCTCGCACCGCAATACGGTCGAGCGGTTGACCAATCGCGCTCGCGATGGATCGCGCTTCTAACGTATCAAACGCCAATGCTGTTTCATCGGTCATGGCCATCTCCTCACCATCATCTTTCGCCCCTATTGCCCTATTCGTCGCAAAACAACAAACGAATAGAACGCCATCTCACCTTGCGCTACAGTCAGGGAATGAAACAAAGCCTTCTTATCGCCGCCCTTCTCGCCTTTGCACAACCCGCATTGGCGTGTTCGCCCGCAACCTTTGCACCTAAATTCAACAAAACGATCCCTGCGAAGCCCGATCAAAAACTGTTCACCGAGGCCGTCCTGATCGCCACGAATTTTGAAAGATGCAAAGTTGGCAAGCGCGGCTTGAAAACCCATGCCTCACTTCGCAAGGCCGCGCTCATTCACTCGCGCAACATGGCAAAAACACGCAAATTCAGCCACACCTCAAAGGCTGGCAACGCGCGCACCGTCAAAGACCGTGCAAAACTGGCAAACCTGAAATGGCGTTGGCTTGGGGAAAACATCGCACTGCAAAACCGCTACCAATTTGGCAATCGCGTCCCGTTTCGCATCATTGACGCGGCAGCATGTAAATTTTCCAATCCGAAAACAGGCGCGACAATCCCGCCCCACACTTACGCCAGTTTGGCGCAAAGCGTGACAGCCTCCTGGATGAATTCAAAGGGCCACCGCGAAAACATTCAATCCCGCTACGCAGGACGCATGGCAACCGCAGTGGTCTTGGATGCAAGCGCACCCAATTGCGGAAAATACTACATCACGCAGGTGTTTTCGAACTAGCTCGGCTTGTAAAACAAATGCACGCCCACTTTCGCAGTGCGCAGGAATTTACGTGACCAACTCGGGCGTACAGCCGTTGTGTGATAAAACAACGCCCCGCCAGTAATCTTTGGCAAACGACCATCCAGTTTCAGGCGGGCCATCTTTGCCACCCGCGCATAGGCTTTGGGTTCGTGGTAAACTTCAGCTTTGCCATCACATTTATACGAAAATTGGCATCCAGGTCGGCCACCAACCCCTTGGCTGATCACACCACAAACAGAATTCGGGAAACGGCTGGAGTTTTTGCGATTTAAAATCACCTCAGCCACCGCTGAAATCCCCTTAAAGCTTTCGCCGCGCGCCTCAAAGTACAAGGCTTCCGTCAAACACGCCCATTCAGCACCACCAGATGCCTTTGGTACGCTGTTCAGTTCTTTAAAGCTGGATACAACGGCACCGGACGTGGCGCTTGCTTTTGCGACCTTCACCTTTGGCTTCGCGCTTTTAGGCTTGGACCAGCTGGCAATACGAACAATCGAACGCCCACCAACACCTGCAATCTTCTTGGCGCGATTCGTCCCCAGCGCCATCAGCAAACGGCGCTCTTGGGACAGGATTTTGTTTACAGGCTCGAAGTCGGCATTTTCAGCGGACACAGCAACAGGTGCGCAAAACGCAACAACAACAGCACAAAACACCGTAGATTTCACGGATTTCAAACTCGGCAGCAGAATCATCACTCTATCTTAACGACGCACATTCAACGGCAGATATCGAACGCGCTCGTCCCCTTTCAGCGAATAGTTAGAACGCCATATAGACCAAATAATTTGAAAAGCCCAGATTTTATGGCAATTGCCCTTTGGTCAAGCAGTCGCAGGGATCAAATTACACAGATTTTGCATCCAAAATTGCGGTCTGCGCCGCGGCCAATCGGGCCACTGGAGCGCGGTACGGCGAACAAGAAACGTAATCCAGCCCGATCTTATGACAAAACGCAACGGACGCGGGATCGCCCCCATGTTCGCCACATAACCCCAGCTCAATATCGCAGCGCGCCTCTTTGGCCCGCGTTGCGGCCAGCATCACCAACTCACCCACTGCATCCAAATCAATCGAATGGAACGGATCTTCGGAATACACACCAGTATTGACATAATCGCGCATGAACCGCCCCGCATCATCGCGCGACAATCCATAAGTCATCTGGGTCAAATCGTTGGTCCCAAAGCTTAGGAATTCGGAAAACTGCGCAATATGCCCAGCCTTCAGCGCCGCACGCGGCGTTTCCACCATCACACCCACTGAATATTCCAATCGCTGCCCCGTTGCGATCTGCACCTCTGATGCCACGGCATCCACACGGGATTTGACGATTTCCACCTCTTTATTGGCCGACACCAGCGGAATCATAATCTCTGGTTTGATCGGCGTGCCATGGGCCTCTTGCACATGCGCAGCCGCTTCAAATATCGCCCGTGCCTGCATCTCATAAATACCAGGAACGGTCAGCCCCAACCGCACACCGCGCATTCCCAACATCGGGTTATATTCGCTCAAATCCTCGGTCCGTCCCATCACCTTGGCCAAGGGCAAATCCATCGCTTCGGCCAAACTGCGGATTTCCTTGGATGATTGGGGCAAAAACTCGTGCAACGGCGGGTCGAGCAGGCGAATACACACGGGCAACCCTGCCATCAGCCCAAACAATTCCACAAAATCGGCCCGCTGCATCGGCATCAACCGATCCAGCGCGGCTTGCCGATCCTGATCTTGATCCGCGAATATCATCTCGCGCATTGCGGTTAATCGACCAGGTTCAAAAAACATATGCTCCGTGCGGCACAACCCAATACCATCAACCCGAAACGTTTTGGCCAGCCGCGCATCATTTGGCGTGTCCGCATTGGCCCGCACACCCAAACGGCGAAACTCGTCTGTCCAATCCAGCAGCGTGTTAAACGCTCCACCCAGATCAGGCTCCACCAAATCCGTCGCGCCCTCGATCACTTCGCCACTGGCCCCATCCAGCGTGATAATGTCACCCTCTTCGAACTGGCGTCCATCTGGCAGCTCAAATCGCTTGCGCCGCAGATCAATATCCACATCCGCCGCCCCCACGATACACGGCAAGCCCAACCCCCGAGCAATCACCGCCGCATGGCTCGTGATCCCGCCCCGCGTGGTCAAAATCCCCTGCGCCGAATGCATCCCACGAATATCCTCAGGCGAGGTTTCAGTGCGCACCAAAATACAGTTTTCCCCCTGCGCAGCACTTGCCTGCGCGGCCTCAGCGGTGAAAACAATCTTGCCCGAATTGGCCCCAGGGCTGGCGGCAATCCCATGGGTCAACACGCCGTATTCCGCCTTTGGATCAATCTGGCGGTGCAACATTTCCGTCAACGATCCGGGTGTTACAGACAACAAGGCCTCAGCCTTGCTGCGCAATCCATCCGCCACCAACGTCACGGCGATTTCCACCTCTGCGCGGCCAGATCGTTCTGCAGGGCTAGCATCCAGCACCCAAACCGCGCCGTCTTGCACCGCAAACTGCAACATCATTTCGTCTTTTAAAACCGAACGCGCGGTCCGCGCTAAGGATTGCAACTGCCCAAACACTTTTGGCGCCGCCTCTTCCAACGACAGCCCCCGATCATCGCGGCTCAAATACAATTCCCCACCGCGACCCGTCACCGCGTCATGCCCGTGGGTTTCGCTTTTGTATCGTCCGTGTGATCCCGCTTGCCCCGTAATCAGCGAAGTAAACTGCGCCGATCCCACGCCGCATTCGCCATCACCCGTACCCCAAGCCATATCCTGAATAATCAGCCCCAGCCCCGCATCTGCGGGCGCGCCACGCGCTTGACGCAAAATCCGCGCTGTTGTGCCTTCCCACATCCGCGCAACCGCACGCAAAACCTGCTGCAACTGTTCCATTGGGTCTTGCGGGAACGGTTCATCCAACTCGTCTTCGTAAAACGCCAACAACGCTGTGGCCAGCCGACCATAATCCCGTCCACGGTTGATGAACTCTTCTTCTACCAATTCTTCCAGATCATCTTCGTCGAGCCGCGCCACCTTTAACGCATAGGACCGAATGAACCGACAATACAAATCATTGGCCCGATCCAGCCCCAAATCCCGCGCCAAAACATCACGCGTTTGATCGTTCATGCCAATGTTCAAAATGGCCCGTGGCCCGCCCCAATTGCGCTGCTCGGGGGATCGACGCACCGAATACAAAACACCAGGTTTCAGCACATCGTTAAACATACTCAAATCAGGCAGTTCACCCAGCGCCAACTTATGAACAGCGGCCTTGGATACGGCAAATCCACGGGGCACAGGCATGTCTGCTTGCAACAACTTGGCCAACACCTCGGCGCGCACGCCATATTCGGCGGCTGGCAAATCTGCCGTTGCCGTGATTTCTGCGATATCCGCGAAATCGGTCATGCCAATCTGTCCCCGTTGTCTGTTACGGAAAAGACTAGGCCGCAAATGCTGCAAGCGCAACATTTAGATTTCTGCAATGCAGCGAAAACCAAAAGCACAACCGCCCCCGAGTCAATCGGGGGCTTCTCCCAGACGGGATGCTTACCCTTCAACCTTGGTAAAGTCGGCAACCTGTCCCATCACGGTACGAATACGACTGAGCAAATTCAAACGGTTGCGGCGCACGGTATCGCTGTCCGCATTCACCTGAACTGCCTCAAAGAACGCATCAATCGGCCCGCGCAACGCCGCCATGGCGGTCATCGCCGCGCCAAAATCCTCGGTCTCCATCGCAGGAGCAATCGCCGCCTCTGCGGTGTCGAGCGCCCCGAACAACGCCCGTTCTTCATCCTGCTCTGCAAACTTAATGTCCGCACCGTAAGAATACTCAACGCCGTCCTTCTCCTCGGCCTGCGTCAAAATATTATTCGCCCGCTTGAACCCTTGCAGCAGGTTGGTCCCGTCGTCCGAGCCCACAAACCCCTGCAAAGCCTCCGCCCGCTTCACCAACGACGTGAAATCATCGTTGTTCGGCATCGCCAAACAAGCGTCGATCACATCGTGGGAAATGCCTTTGTCGCGGAGATAGACTTTGAGGCGGTCATGGAAGAAGGAGAGGATTGGCTTACTTTGATCGTCTAAGAACCACAGTAACTCGATAGTGTTGGCTTGGTACTTACCACCATCAACGAAACTAAGATCAATGCTATTTGCATCAATTCCCGACGAAATTTTTGCTGTTAGTTCCCCAATTTTGCACTTTTCAAGAGCATGGAAAGTGTTTCCGACTTCCTCAAATGTCGCCAAAAGCTCTGATTGTTCGAGCACCGCTTTATTTAAATCACGTGACAGGAAATCAATAAGATATTTGTCGCGACTTAAGGCTGCTTCAGCTTCTTCAATCACACCATCGGGGTACTGACCGTAAGCGATTTCATCGCTGCCGTCTAATATTTCTAATTCAGCTTGGTCAAAGGCGAAGGAAACTGATCGTCTTAGCTGAAAGTAAAAACCGTTCATTGCCAGAGACTTTAATGAGGCCCGTACCCCATTCTCCAACACCAACCGAATAACTCCCAGCGCCGCTCGGCGTAGCGCAAACGGGTCTTTACTCCCCGTCGGCTTTTCATCAATCGCCCAGAACCCTGTCAGCGTATCAATCTTATCCGCCAGCGCCACGGCCACAGACACAGGCGCGCTTGGCACATCGTCGCTTGGCCCCAGCGGCGAATAATGCTCTTGCGCCGCCGCTGCCACCTCAACGGATTTACCCGCTTCAACCGCATAATACCGCCCCATCAGCCCTTGCAGCTCTGGAAACTCATACACCATCTCAGACGACAAATCCGCCTTGGCAAATCGCGCCGCCTCTTCCGCCGCATCCGCATCCGCGCCCACCACAGGCGCGATCTCGCGGGCCAGCGCCGCAATGCGATCAATCCGCTCCGCCTGTGATCCCAGTTTATTGTGGAAGGTCACATTAGACAGCTTATCGGTCCACGCCGTGTAATCCTCCTGCGCCACGCGCAGGTCATTTTCCCAGAAAAACTTCGCATCCGACAACCGCGCGAACAGCACCTTCTGGTTCCCCGCCAAAATCGTCGCGCCATTATCAATCGTCTCGCGGTTCGCCACGGTCACGAACTTCTCAATCCGCTCAGTTTTCGGGTTCCGCACACTGAAAAACTTCTGATGTTCTTTCATGGATGTCTGCAACACCTCTGGCGGCAGCCCAAGGAAATCCTCGGCAATATCCCCCATCAGCACCACAGGCCATTCCACAAGGCCCGCAACCTCGGCCAGCAATCCTTTGTCTTCAACAACTTCCAGCCCCAGCGCAAACGCCCCGTTCGTCGCGTCATTCCAAATCGCCGCCGCACGTTCCTCGGCATCCAGCACAACATGCGCCTTCGCCAATTCCGCTTGATACTGCTCAAACGATGTTACCTTAAACGCATCAGGCGCATGGAACCGATGGCCGCAGGTCGTGTCACCCGACACAATCCCATCCACATCAAACGGCACAACCTCTGCACCCTCTGCATCATGCAAAATGCACAGGATAGAATGCAACGGCCGCACCCATTTCAACGCTCCAGCCCCCCAGCGCATGGATTTCGGCCACGGGAAATTGCGCACCACATTTGGCACCACATCCGCAATAATCGCGCTCGCATCCCGCCCTGGCTTTTCGATCAGGGCAAAATACACCTGCCCCTTCTTCTCGTCGCGCACCTCAAGCTGATCCTTCGAAACCCCAGCTCCGCGCAAGAACCCCTCAATCGCCTTTTCAGGCGCATCCACACGCGGCCCTTTGCGTTCTTCCTTCACATCGGGGGATCGATCCGTCAGCCCCACAACAGACAGGCACAAACGGCGCGGCGTCACAAACGCCCCCGCAGACTCGTACGTCAAACCCGCCTCAACCAGCCCGTCTGTGACCAGCTTTTTCAAATCCTCAGACGCACGCTTTTGCATCCGCGCAGGGATTTCTTCGGAAAACAGTTCTAACAGCAGATCAGCCATCTTATCTCGCCCGTCTCTGGTTCCACGCCACCGCGCGTCCATCTAAATACACAGCCACAACGCGGTCCACGCCCGGCCAAACATCGCGTTCCCCAACAAAGGCAACCGCCTCACCACTGGAAACCGCCGCTTTAACTTCATCCGCATCAAAACACGGCAGGGATGACACTGGATTGGTCGGCGCCACATCCTCTGTCACTTCATAACTCTCGGTCAGCAACCCCATCGACAGGGGCGTGGTGAAACACGCCCACAGGCTTTCGGGAATGGCATTGTCACTGGTGGCGCTTAACCCATCCAGCAAGATTTCTTCCGCCGCGCCGCCGTTCACAGGCGTCAATGCAATCGTCACATCCACGGGTCCAACACCACCAGTCACCACACCGGGCGTTTTAACTGCAGGCGCTGGTTCGGGTTTTGGGTCATCCACTGGCTCAACCATCGCAACCTCTTGTCCACATCCTTCGGGCAGGTCATCCCCATCAAATTGCGCCGTGCCACAGTCGTTAATCTGCCGCCACATATACGCATTCCCATCAGGATACTGCGCGATAAATCGCGAAAACCCAAATGGAGCATTCTTTTCCGCCAACAACACCACAGCCTTGTCCGCTTCGATATCCTTGGCAATCTTTTCCGCATCGAAACAGCCAAACCAAGACGGCGCCGTCAGCGGCTCCGCTTCTGCTTTATAGGTGTCTGATGGCACATAATCCCAATCGACAGTGAAACAGGCCCGCAATTTTAACGGCGATGTGTTCGCGTCAATGCCACGGTAATTGGAAACAGGCCAAGGATCACCAAAGGCGGTGATCTCACTCAACCCGTCCTGCCGCTCGTAATAAGCGTAGGTCTGGCTATACCAAAGCCCCGCCCCCGCCGCCAAAGCGACCGCTACAATACCACCAACCATCAACTTGCCATTCATTCCGCCGCAACCTCGGGCACAAATCCCCCTGCCTCTGTCTGCACAAAGGCATCGGCACACAGCTTAGACAGGCTGCGCACCCGCCCGATATAAGCTTGGCGCTCGGTCACCGAAATCACGCCCCGCGCATCCAGCAAGTTAAACAAATGGCTCGCCTTGATGCACTGATCATACGCAGGATGGGCCATCACAATGCGCTTGCCTGTTTTTGGGTCCTCGTAAGGTGCATCCAAAATCCGCTGGCACTCTGCCTCTGCATCCTCGAAATGCTTCAACAGGGTATCCGTATCAGCCACATCAAAATTCCAGCGGCTGTATTCCTGCTCCGTCTGCTTGAACACATCCCCGTAAGACAACGGGATCGGCGCATCTGGATCGTTGTACGGCATGTCCATCACGTGATCGACGCCCAGCACATACATGGCCAACCGCTCCAACCCATAGGTCAGCTCGCCTGAGACAGGTTTGCAATCATGCCCCCCCACCTGCTGGAAATACGTGAACTGAGACACTTCCATCCCATCACACCATACTTCCCAACCCAGACCCCACGCGCCCAGCGTTGGTGATTCCCAATCGTCTTCTACGAATCGGATATCATGCAAATCCATGTCGATTCCGATTGCCTCAAGCGATCCAAGGTACAACGCCTGCAAATCGGGCGGGCTCGGTTTGATCAAAACCTGATACTGATAATAGTGCTGCAAGCGGTTTGGGTTTTCACCATACCGCCCATCCGTCGGGCGCCGCGATGGCTGCACATAGGCCGCGGCCCAAGATTTCGACCCAAGCGAACGCAATGTTGTCGCTGGATGGAATGTACCCGCCCCCACTTCCATGTCGTAAGGCTGCATCACGGCACAACCCTTAGCGGCCCAGTAGGCCTGAAGGCGCAAGATAATCTCTTGAAACGACTTTGGTTTGGTTTTTTCCACCACAGACATAACGGCTTCCTTGCAGGGGTTTGTTTCCTTGCGCCCTCTCTAGGCAAAGCCAGCAACGGGGTCAATTCCAACCACAAAACTGCGGCAGAACGGCCAAAGTTCAGCATCTTAATCCTGCCCCTTTTCCGCCCAATTCGCCACAAAAAATGCGACAAAAATGCAACGGAACTGCTAACTGCCTTCGATAGCGCGAAAAAAATGTGTTGGAAATTGGGCGCAAATAGTTAACAAGACATCTCTAGGTTGGGGGCAACAACCTATTCAAGGCGCGATTATGAGCTTTACTTTTGATTACGGTACAGACGCCTCAGTTGGCTTTGCCGAAACTCTCGAACTCCTGACAACTGGCATTTATGGCGGAACCATCATCCAACAGGATGGCAATACTTATCAGATTGAAAGTGGCGGTCGCACCTACACCTTCACTGGCTCAGGCTTCACTTATATTACAGTTTCAGGACAAACCCTGCTGGCTGGCGGCACAATTGACGGAATTTCAACGTCACAAGGCGGTGCGCTGCTTGGTAACCTCACGAACCTGAACCTCGCCTCTGCTGATTTATCCTCTGCATTTTTGAATGAACTATTGGGCTATGACCCACTCGCACTCGAAAATCTGTTTTTGTCCCAAGATTGGACATTCAACGGCACGGATGACGCGCAAGTTCTCACACTTGATATGACAACACCGGACGGCGTGCCATACGCCCCTATCGGCAATGACACGGCCTATCTTGGCGGTGGCAACGATGTGTTTGCCTTGGGTTTGGGCAACGACACGATGTTTGGCGGGTCTGGCAACGACGAACTCTACGGCAACGAAGGGGACGACGAACTCTTCGGTGGCTCCGGTCGCGACCAACTATTTGGCGGCGCGGACAACGATGTGATCAATGGCGGCAATGGCATTGACCAAATCTTCGGCGGCAACGGCGATGATCTGCTGTATGGTGCAGGGTCCAAAGACTCCATGCGTGGTGGTCGCGGCGAAGACACAATGTACGGTGGCTCTGATGATGACACTATGTACGGCGAAGATGACAAAGACGTTATGTACGGCGACGGTGGCGACGATCTGATGTTTGGCGGCTCTAAGGGTGGCACAGACAGAATGTACGGCGGTGCGGGCAACGACAATATGTTCGGCGGCAACGCACGGGACAAAATGTACGGCGACGCAGGCAATGACACGCTTAGCGGTGATCTGGGCAACGACCAAATGTTCGGTGGCACAGGCAACGATTTCCTGATCGGCGGAACGGGCCATGACCGTATGTACGGCGGTGCAGACAACGACGTTCTGGATGGTGGAATTGGCAACGATCGCCTGTACGGGATCGAAGGGGAAAACACCTTTATCGGCGGTGCAGGCGATGATCGCATGTATTCAGGTGCAGACGCAGATACATTCGTGTTCAACAGCCTAACCAACACGGGCAATGACGACATTTACAACTATGATACGTCCCAAGACACGCTCGACATCGACTTTACCGCATTCCTCAACATCAGCATCCTATCTGACTCTGTTGTGATCGACCATTCAGGTGGGTCAATCACGCTGAACGACCTGTCGATCACAAATTTCGCGGAATACAATGCGCTGCTCGCAAGCATTGACTCGTCATTCGATGATCCTTTTGCTGTCGGTTAAACACG
Proteins encoded in this window:
- a CDS encoding calcium-binding protein, giving the protein MSFTFDYGTDASVGFAETLELLTTGIYGGTIIQQDGNTYQIESGGRTYTFTGSGFTYITVSGQTLLAGGTIDGISTSQGGALLGNLTNLNLASADLSSAFLNELLGYDPLALENLFLSQDWTFNGTDDAQVLTLDMTTPDGVPYAPIGNDTAYLGGGNDVFALGLGNDTMFGGSGNDELYGNEGDDELFGGSGRDQLFGGADNDVINGGNGIDQIFGGNGDDLLYGAGSKDSMRGGRGEDTMYGGSDDDTMYGEDDKDVMYGDGGDDLMFGGSKGGTDRMYGGAGNDNMFGGNARDKMYGDAGNDTLSGDLGNDQMFGGTGNDFLIGGTGHDRMYGGADNDVLDGGIGNDRLYGIEGENTFIGGAGDDRMYSGADADTFVFNSLTNTGNDDIYNYDTSQDTLDIDFTAFLNISILSDSVVIDHSGGSITLNDLSITNFAEYNALLASIDSSFDDPFAVG